The Amycolatopsis mongoliensis genome includes a window with the following:
- a CDS encoding recombinase family protein: MADELVAGHGQVVAAYFDAGTSRRVPWRQRTQTARLMTAASSSESAIDAIVIGEYERAFTGIQFATLYTWRTRHGLQLWLPETGGPVDLANRDHRALLALLATQSQREVLRARHRVLAAMHNQATQQGRYLGGRPPYGYQLVDAGPHPNPADARWGRRLQRLAPDPRTAPHVSWMFRQRLAGHSVASIARHLNERGVPCPSSADPDRNRHRTRGAWTLRTVAVILANPRYTGRQTWNRRATDTSGPASIPALSVKAAHPALVTEQDFLAAQQIRAARPARDGRTRRFALAGLIRCGVCDRRLDSHWNHGRPTYRCRHGYTSTQLASQERAKTLYIREDQLVDQINMRLEDQVNDGCTRLEPDRTRSSHVATMLRGSRQFIICDNAGWRLQEIDSS; this comes from the coding sequence ATGGCCGACGAGTTGGTCGCGGGCCACGGCCAGGTCGTCGCCGCCTACTTCGACGCCGGCACCTCACGCCGCGTCCCATGGCGGCAACGCACCCAGACCGCCCGGCTCATGACCGCGGCCTCGAGTTCAGAATCCGCGATCGATGCGATTGTGATCGGCGAATACGAACGCGCCTTCACCGGCATCCAGTTCGCCACCCTCTACACCTGGCGCACTCGGCACGGCCTCCAGCTGTGGCTGCCCGAGACAGGAGGCCCGGTCGACCTCGCCAATCGCGACCACCGGGCACTGTTGGCGCTGCTGGCCACCCAATCGCAGCGCGAAGTGCTCCGCGCCCGCCACCGCGTCCTGGCCGCAATGCACAACCAGGCCACCCAGCAAGGCCGCTACCTCGGCGGCCGGCCGCCCTACGGCTATCAGCTCGTCGACGCCGGCCCCCACCCCAACCCCGCCGACGCCCGCTGGGGCCGGCGGCTGCAACGCCTTGCTCCCGACCCGCGAACGGCGCCGCACGTGAGCTGGATGTTCCGGCAACGCCTGGCCGGGCACAGCGTCGCCAGCATCGCCCGGCACCTCAACGAGCGCGGTGTCCCGTGCCCGTCCAGCGCCGACCCGGACCGTAATCGCCACCGAACTCGAGGCGCTTGGACCTTGCGCACGGTCGCCGTGATCCTGGCGAACCCGCGCTACACCGGCCGCCAGACCTGGAACCGCCGCGCCACCGACACCAGCGGCCCAGCGTCCATACCTGCACTGTCTGTGAAGGCCGCACATCCGGCACTCGTCACCGAACAGGACTTCCTCGCCGCGCAGCAGATCCGGGCGGCCCGACCAGCTCGCGACGGCCGGACCCGCCGGTTCGCGCTCGCCGGTTTGATCCGCTGCGGCGTGTGCGACCGGCGGCTGGACTCGCACTGGAACCACGGACGCCCGACCTACCGCTGCCGTCACGGCTACACCAGCACCCAGCTGGCGAGCCAAGAGCGAGCGAAGACGCTCTACATCCGCGAAGACCAGCTCGTCGACCAGATCAACATGAGACTTGAAGACCAGGTCAACGACGGCTGCACCAGGCTCGAGCCTGACCGAACGCGAAGCAGTCACGTCGCCACGATGTTACGAGGCTCGAGACAGTTCATCATCTGCGACAACGCCGGATGGCGACTACAGGAGATCGATTCAAGCTGA